CGGGTCGCTGACGCGCGGTCAGCCGTTCGGGGCCGTCACCGCGACCCCGCGCCGCGCGTCGTCGGCCGGCGCGGCGGTGAGCTGCGCCAGCCGCTCGGCCTCCTTGCGCCGGCGGTAGGCCTCGCGCCACGCGTGCACCGCGTCGACCTGCTGCGCATGCACCTCGGCCGCGGTGCGGGCCGCGAGGTCGGGGAACGCCTCGACCAGGCGTCCCAGCACGTCGAGCGTGGCGATCGTGTCCGCGTCGGCGGTGTGCAGCGTGCCCGTGGGCACGCCGTAGTGCGCGCACAGGTCCACCAGACGCCGCGGACCCGGGCGCGCGGGGTCCAGCATGCGGTCCAGCACCAGCGGGTCGAGCACGGGCGCGACAGCCGTGCCGAGCCGCTCCGGGAGCGTCGGCAGCGCGTGCCGGTGCAGCTCGGCGTCGAGGATCGCCAGGTCGTAGGACGCGTTGAACGCGACGAGCACGGCGCCGTGCGTGACGGCGTCGACCAGCGTGGCCGCGATCTGCTCGAGCCCCGCCGCGGGCGGCACGCCGTGCGCGCGGGCGTGCGCGCTGCTGACCCCGTGGATCGCCGAGGCCGCCTCGGGGATCTCGACCCCCGGGTCGATCAGCCACGTCCGGAAGCGCGTGCCGACCGCGTCCCGGCGCACCAGCGCCGCGGTGACGACCCGGTCGTGATCGACGTCGATCCCGGTCGTCTCCGTGTCCAGGCCCAGCAGGGGGCGTGCGGTCCAGCTCCTCATGGCGCGGCCAGCATCGCACCACCTGCCGACACGGCGGCGCAGGGCTCCGCGACCCGCCGGTAGCCTGGGGCGGTGAGCAACGAGATCGAGATCGGGCGCGGCAAGCGCGGGCGCCGCGCGTACTCCTTCGACGACATCGCGGTGGTGCCCTCGCGCCGCACGCGCGACCCGCAGGACGTCTCGGTCGGCTGGCAGATCGACGCCTACCACTTCGAGCTGCCCGTGGTCGCGGCCCCCATGGACTCGGTGATGAGCCCGGCCACGGCCGTGGCGCTCGGCCAGCTGGGCGGGCTGGGCGTGCTCGACCTCGAGGGCCTGTGGACCCGGTACGAGGACCCGACGCAGCACCTCACGGAGATCGCGGCGCTCGACCCGGCCCGCGCCACCGCGCGCATGCAGGAGATCTACTCCGCACCCATCCGGCCCGAGCTCATCACGGCCCGCCTGCAGGAGATCCGTGCGGCGGGTGTGACGGTCGCCGGCGCGCTCTCGCCGCAGCGCACGCAGGAGCACTGGCGCACGGTGGTCGACGCGGGCGTCGACCTGTTCGTCATCCGCGGGACCACGGTGTCCGCCGAGCACGTCTCGGGCAACGCCGAGCCGCTCAACCTCAAGCGCTTCATCTACGAGCT
The Cellulomonas gilvus ATCC 13127 DNA segment above includes these coding regions:
- a CDS encoding exonuclease domain-containing protein, giving the protein MRSWTARPLLGLDTETTGIDVDHDRVVTAALVRRDAVGTRFRTWLIDPGVEIPEAASAIHGVSSAHARAHGVPPAAGLEQIAATLVDAVTHGAVLVAFNASYDLAILDAELHRHALPTLPERLGTAVAPVLDPLVLDRMLDPARPGPRRLVDLCAHYGVPTGTLHTADADTIATLDVLGRLVEAFPDLAARTAAEVHAQQVDAVHAWREAYRRRKEAERLAQLTAAPADDARRGVAVTAPNG